One window of the Cryptomeria japonica chromosome 7, Sugi_1.0, whole genome shotgun sequence genome contains the following:
- the LOC131048955 gene encoding probable LRR receptor-like serine/threonine-protein kinase At1g67720 isoform X1, whose translation MEVMRSLKYLATVTLILLSTLNFAVAQPGFISIDCGGKTSRIVAENNIRWVTDDNYTEDGYSVQLNDTSLPFYLQSYRVFPKPLNKSCYHLPVPPNLPFLLRLSFVSGNYSNQIPDFKYTIETQDMLALRNITNQIKAPIFQEMILVSGGGVLHVCLIRTSEDVDPFITSIELRNLQQGMYEQVSAGKMLYFGMRINAGAEDVVRFPEDPFDRLWVPLSNIKGAEKLTLKEQIFTNNTANLIPTIVMQTAISTEEDTIEIQFSRNVSNSSWLMYFAELEPSESRIFTVLIDNQIQKGPIKFERNYSATELDFELKEETSSFTLVKAFNSTRGPLINAFEMYQIVSTSPATSSTDVEALSDLNETSHLKSWISDPCFAVPWEGIRCNNTSNNIVRVSEINLSRRNLRGMIPPTLSQLTELIHMSLDNNYLTGQLPDLSNLTKLQTLYIQNNNLSGEIPNWIFQLHNLKELSIENNDFSGVIPKQLLTKPSLNFQYGGNKNLCTKKEDCTSKSHTMGVVLGVSLPIIFILTFLLVIMLYRKKYLTFLTHRTISQKADFSMVLVPNSSKSCSYTLEEMVTATENFSHKIGQGGFGLVFLGTLKQGKQIAVKVMSLFSKQGVAQFLNEVELLSRIHHRNLVSLLGYCNETRDLMLVYEYMSGGSLSDNIYDEEKNSKLTWRIKLKIALDAAQGLEYLHLGCTPKIIHRDVKTANILLDANFNGKLADFGLSRVSIDGEASHVTTTVKGTAGYLDPKYYSTQMLTEKSDVYSFGVVLLEIICGRRPIDLKLSQDKILLIDWVTPYVHLNNEMEEVTEIVDKNFDGKYNVESIKHMVKLGIRCVAGELSFRPTMTEVVGEIKEALKFEEENNEEIVAIVGHRDTHSNLGLKNYSYMEEETSSDIE comes from the exons ATGGAAGTTATGCGGTCTCTTAAATACTTGGCCACTGTGACTCTCATCCTACTGTCAACCTTAAATTTTGCTGTTGCTCAACCAG GATTTATAAGCATTGATTGTGGGGGGAAAACAAGCCGCATCGTTGCAGAAAACAATATTAGATGGGTGACTGATGATAATTACACAGAGGACGGGTACAGCGTACAATTAAACGACACTTCCCTGCCATTTTACCTGCAAAGCTACCGAGTATTTCCCAAGCCTCTCAACAAATCTTGCTACCACTTGCCCGTGCCtccaaatttgcccttcttattgAGATTATCCTTTGTTAGTGGTAATTACAGCAATCAAATACCAGACTTCAAATACACTATCGAGACGCAGGATATGTTAGCTCTCAGGAACATAACAAATCAAATTAAAGCGccaatattccaagagatgatcttggTGAGTGGAGGTGGAGTGTTGCATGTTTGCTTGATTCGAACATCGGAGGATGTTGATCCATTTATAACTTCTATAGAACTGAGAAACCTTCAACAAGGCATGTATGAACAAGTTAGCGCAGGCAAAATGTTGTATTTTGGAATGAGAATCAATGCTGGCGCAGAGGACGTTGTGAG GTTTCCTGAAGACCCATTCGATCGCCTGTGGGTTCCTCTAAGCAACATTAAAGGGGCTGAGAAATTAACATTGAAGGAGCAAATTTTTACAAACAACACCGCAAACCTTATTCCAACTATTGTAATGCAGACGGCGATATCCACCGAGGAGGACACCATAGAAATACAATTTAGTCGAAATGTATCAAATTCTTCATGGCTAATGTATTTTGCAGAACTAGAACCGTCTGAATCAAGAATTTTCACTGTTTTAATTGATAACCAGATTCAAAAGGGGCCCATTAAATTCGAAAGAAATTATTCTGCGACTGAGCTCGATTTTGAATTAAAGGAAGAGACATCCTCTTTCACGCTGGTGAAAGCCTTCAACTCCACTCGCGGTCCTCTAATCAACGCTTTCGAGATGTACCAGATTGTTTCCACTTCACCTGCAACCTCCTCAACTGATG TTGAGGCTCTTAGTGACCTGAATGAAACGTCTCATCTGAAAAGTTGGATTTCCGATCCTTGCTTTGCTGTTCCGTGGGAAGGAATCCGCTGTAATAACACCTCCAACAACATTGTAAGGGTTTCTGAAAT AAACTTGTCACGAAGGAATTTGAGAGGAATGATACCACCAACTCTTTCACAGTTAACCGAACTTATTCACAT GTCGCTAGACAACAACTACCTTACGGGACAGCTGCCAGATTTATCTAACTTAACAAAGTTACAAACACT ATATATACAAAATAACAATCTGAGTGGCGAAATTCCCAACTGGATATTTCAATTGCATAATCTGAAGGAGTT ATCTATAGAGAACAATGATTTCAGTGGCGTAATTCCTAAGCAACTTCTCACAAAGCCTTCCTTAAATTTCCA ATATGGCGGCAACAAGAACCTTTGTACAAAAAAGGAGGATTGCACCTCAAAGAGCCACACGATGGGAGTCGTCCTTGGAGTTTCCCTTCCAATAATATTCATTTTAACTTTCTTATTGGTTATCATGCTGTATCGAAAGAAATACTTGACTTTCCTTACGCACCGCACCATTTCACagaaag CAGATTTCTCAATGGTTTTGGTCCCAAATTCATCGAAATCTTGTTCGTACACTCTGGAGGAGATGGTAACAGCTACAGAAAACTTTAGCCATAAAATTGGACAAGGCGGTTTTGGTTTGGTCTTCTTAGGGACACTGAAACAAGGAAAGCAAATAGCGGTGAAAGTGATGTCCCTCTTCTCCAAACAAGGAGTTGCGCAGTTTTTAAATGAA GTTGAACTTCTATCAAGAATCCATCACAGGAATTTGGTGTCTTTACTCGGCTACTGTAACGAAACAAGGGATCTCATGCTTGTCTATGAGTACATGAGTGGAGGCTCGCTTAGCGACAACATTTACG ATGAAGAGAAAAACTCCAAATTAACCTGGAGAATCAAGCTCAAAATAGCCTTGGATGCAGCACAGG GACTGGAATACCTGCACTTAGGTTGTACCCCAAAAATAATTCACAGGGATGTAAAGACGGCTAATATTCTACTGGATGCCAATTTCAATGGTAAACTTGCTGACTTCGGTCTTTCAAGGGTTTCAATTGATGGGGAGGCTTCGCATGTGACTACCACTGTGAAGGGAACTGCGGGGTACTTAGATCCAAA GTATTATAGCACACAAATGTTGACTGAAAAGAGTGACGTATATAGCTTTGGAGTGGTTTTGTTAGAGATAATATGTGGCAGACGACCTATAGATCTCAAACTTTCTCAAGATAAAATTCTTCTCATTGATTGG GTTACACCATATGTGCACTTGAATAATGAGATGGAGGAAGTAACGGAAATAGTAGACAAAAACTTTGATGGCAAGTACAACGTTGAGTCAATAAAGCATATGGTCAAACTAGGCATTAGATGTGTTGCAGGTGAACTATCTTTCAGGCCTACTATGACTGAGGTTGTGGGTGAGATAAAAGAGGCACTCAAATTTGAGGAAGAGAATAATGAAGAGATTGTTGCAATTGTAGGGCATAGAGACACCCATTCTAACTTAGGCCTAAAAAACTACAGCTATATGGAAGAGGAGACAAGTAGTGATATAGAATAG
- the LOC131048955 gene encoding probable LRR receptor-like serine/threonine-protein kinase At1g67720 isoform X4 — protein MDSHLVYPYVISHTIQFPEDPFDRLWVPLSNIKGAEKLTLKEQIFTNNTANLIPTIVMQTAISTEEDTIEIQFSRNVSNSSWLMYFAELEPSESRIFTVLIDNQIQKGPIKFERNYSATELDFELKEETSSFTLVKAFNSTRGPLINAFEMYQIVSTSPATSSTDVEALSDLNETSHLKSWISDPCFAVPWEGIRCNNTSNNIVRVSEINLSRRNLRGMIPPTLSQLTELIHMSLDNNYLTGQLPDLSNLTKLQTLYIQNNNLSGEIPNWIFQLHNLKELSIENNDFSGVIPKQLLTKPSLNFQYGGNKNLCTKKEDCTSKSHTMGVVLGVSLPIIFILTFLLVIMLYRKKYLTFLTHRTISQKADFSMVLVPNSSKSCSYTLEEMVTATENFSHKIGQGGFGLVFLGTLKQGKQIAVKVMSLFSKQGVAQFLNEVELLSRIHHRNLVSLLGYCNETRDLMLVYEYMSGGSLSDNIYDEEKNSKLTWRIKLKIALDAAQGLEYLHLGCTPKIIHRDVKTANILLDANFNGKLADFGLSRVSIDGEASHVTTTVKGTAGYLDPKYYSTQMLTEKSDVYSFGVVLLEIICGRRPIDLKLSQDKILLIDWVTPYVHLNNEMEEVTEIVDKNFDGKYNVESIKHMVKLGIRCVAGELSFRPTMTEVVGEIKEALKFEEENNEEIVAIVGHRDTHSNLGLKNYSYMEEETSSDIE, from the exons ATGGATTCTCATCTAGTGTATCCCTATGTGATCAGTCATACAATACa GTTTCCTGAAGACCCATTCGATCGCCTGTGGGTTCCTCTAAGCAACATTAAAGGGGCTGAGAAATTAACATTGAAGGAGCAAATTTTTACAAACAACACCGCAAACCTTATTCCAACTATTGTAATGCAGACGGCGATATCCACCGAGGAGGACACCATAGAAATACAATTTAGTCGAAATGTATCAAATTCTTCATGGCTAATGTATTTTGCAGAACTAGAACCGTCTGAATCAAGAATTTTCACTGTTTTAATTGATAACCAGATTCAAAAGGGGCCCATTAAATTCGAAAGAAATTATTCTGCGACTGAGCTCGATTTTGAATTAAAGGAAGAGACATCCTCTTTCACGCTGGTGAAAGCCTTCAACTCCACTCGCGGTCCTCTAATCAACGCTTTCGAGATGTACCAGATTGTTTCCACTTCACCTGCAACCTCCTCAACTGATG TTGAGGCTCTTAGTGACCTGAATGAAACGTCTCATCTGAAAAGTTGGATTTCCGATCCTTGCTTTGCTGTTCCGTGGGAAGGAATCCGCTGTAATAACACCTCCAACAACATTGTAAGGGTTTCTGAAAT AAACTTGTCACGAAGGAATTTGAGAGGAATGATACCACCAACTCTTTCACAGTTAACCGAACTTATTCACAT GTCGCTAGACAACAACTACCTTACGGGACAGCTGCCAGATTTATCTAACTTAACAAAGTTACAAACACT ATATATACAAAATAACAATCTGAGTGGCGAAATTCCCAACTGGATATTTCAATTGCATAATCTGAAGGAGTT ATCTATAGAGAACAATGATTTCAGTGGCGTAATTCCTAAGCAACTTCTCACAAAGCCTTCCTTAAATTTCCA ATATGGCGGCAACAAGAACCTTTGTACAAAAAAGGAGGATTGCACCTCAAAGAGCCACACGATGGGAGTCGTCCTTGGAGTTTCCCTTCCAATAATATTCATTTTAACTTTCTTATTGGTTATCATGCTGTATCGAAAGAAATACTTGACTTTCCTTACGCACCGCACCATTTCACagaaag CAGATTTCTCAATGGTTTTGGTCCCAAATTCATCGAAATCTTGTTCGTACACTCTGGAGGAGATGGTAACAGCTACAGAAAACTTTAGCCATAAAATTGGACAAGGCGGTTTTGGTTTGGTCTTCTTAGGGACACTGAAACAAGGAAAGCAAATAGCGGTGAAAGTGATGTCCCTCTTCTCCAAACAAGGAGTTGCGCAGTTTTTAAATGAA GTTGAACTTCTATCAAGAATCCATCACAGGAATTTGGTGTCTTTACTCGGCTACTGTAACGAAACAAGGGATCTCATGCTTGTCTATGAGTACATGAGTGGAGGCTCGCTTAGCGACAACATTTACG ATGAAGAGAAAAACTCCAAATTAACCTGGAGAATCAAGCTCAAAATAGCCTTGGATGCAGCACAGG GACTGGAATACCTGCACTTAGGTTGTACCCCAAAAATAATTCACAGGGATGTAAAGACGGCTAATATTCTACTGGATGCCAATTTCAATGGTAAACTTGCTGACTTCGGTCTTTCAAGGGTTTCAATTGATGGGGAGGCTTCGCATGTGACTACCACTGTGAAGGGAACTGCGGGGTACTTAGATCCAAA GTATTATAGCACACAAATGTTGACTGAAAAGAGTGACGTATATAGCTTTGGAGTGGTTTTGTTAGAGATAATATGTGGCAGACGACCTATAGATCTCAAACTTTCTCAAGATAAAATTCTTCTCATTGATTGG GTTACACCATATGTGCACTTGAATAATGAGATGGAGGAAGTAACGGAAATAGTAGACAAAAACTTTGATGGCAAGTACAACGTTGAGTCAATAAAGCATATGGTCAAACTAGGCATTAGATGTGTTGCAGGTGAACTATCTTTCAGGCCTACTATGACTGAGGTTGTGGGTGAGATAAAAGAGGCACTCAAATTTGAGGAAGAGAATAATGAAGAGATTGTTGCAATTGTAGGGCATAGAGACACCCATTCTAACTTAGGCCTAAAAAACTACAGCTATATGGAAGAGGAGACAAGTAGTGATATAGAATAG
- the LOC131048955 gene encoding probable LRR receptor-like serine/threonine-protein kinase At1g67720 isoform X2, with the protein MEVMRSLKYLATVTLILLSTLNFAVAQPGFISIDCGGKTSRIVAENNIRWVTDDNYTEDGYSVQLNDTSLPFYLQSYRVFPKPLNKSCYHLPVPPNLPFLLRLSFVSGNYSNQIPDFKYTIETQDMLALRNITNQIKAPIFQEMILVSGGGVLHVCLIRTSEDVDPFITSIELRNLQQGMYEQVSAGKMLYFGMRINAGAEDVVRFPEDPFDRLWVPLSNIKGAEKLTLKEQIFTNNTANLIPTIVMQTAISTEEDTIEIQFSRNVSNSSWLMYFAELEPSESRIFTVLIDNQIQKGPIKFERNYSATELDFELKEETSSFTLVKAFNSTRGPLINAFEMYQIVSTSPATSSTDVEALSDLNETSHLKSWISDPCFAVPWEGIRCNNTSNNIVRVSEINLSRRNLRGMIPPTLSQLTELIHMSLDNNYLTGQLPDLSNLTKLQTLYIQNNNLSGEIPNWIFQLHNLKELSIENNDFSGVIPKQLLTKPSLNFQYGGNKNLCTKKEDCTSKSHTMGVVLGVSLPIIFILTFLLVIMLYRKKYLTFLTHRTISQKDFSMVLVPNSSKSCSYTLEEMVTATENFSHKIGQGGFGLVFLGTLKQGKQIAVKVMSLFSKQGVAQFLNEVELLSRIHHRNLVSLLGYCNETRDLMLVYEYMSGGSLSDNIYDEEKNSKLTWRIKLKIALDAAQGLEYLHLGCTPKIIHRDVKTANILLDANFNGKLADFGLSRVSIDGEASHVTTTVKGTAGYLDPKYYSTQMLTEKSDVYSFGVVLLEIICGRRPIDLKLSQDKILLIDWVTPYVHLNNEMEEVTEIVDKNFDGKYNVESIKHMVKLGIRCVAGELSFRPTMTEVVGEIKEALKFEEENNEEIVAIVGHRDTHSNLGLKNYSYMEEETSSDIE; encoded by the exons ATGGAAGTTATGCGGTCTCTTAAATACTTGGCCACTGTGACTCTCATCCTACTGTCAACCTTAAATTTTGCTGTTGCTCAACCAG GATTTATAAGCATTGATTGTGGGGGGAAAACAAGCCGCATCGTTGCAGAAAACAATATTAGATGGGTGACTGATGATAATTACACAGAGGACGGGTACAGCGTACAATTAAACGACACTTCCCTGCCATTTTACCTGCAAAGCTACCGAGTATTTCCCAAGCCTCTCAACAAATCTTGCTACCACTTGCCCGTGCCtccaaatttgcccttcttattgAGATTATCCTTTGTTAGTGGTAATTACAGCAATCAAATACCAGACTTCAAATACACTATCGAGACGCAGGATATGTTAGCTCTCAGGAACATAACAAATCAAATTAAAGCGccaatattccaagagatgatcttggTGAGTGGAGGTGGAGTGTTGCATGTTTGCTTGATTCGAACATCGGAGGATGTTGATCCATTTATAACTTCTATAGAACTGAGAAACCTTCAACAAGGCATGTATGAACAAGTTAGCGCAGGCAAAATGTTGTATTTTGGAATGAGAATCAATGCTGGCGCAGAGGACGTTGTGAG GTTTCCTGAAGACCCATTCGATCGCCTGTGGGTTCCTCTAAGCAACATTAAAGGGGCTGAGAAATTAACATTGAAGGAGCAAATTTTTACAAACAACACCGCAAACCTTATTCCAACTATTGTAATGCAGACGGCGATATCCACCGAGGAGGACACCATAGAAATACAATTTAGTCGAAATGTATCAAATTCTTCATGGCTAATGTATTTTGCAGAACTAGAACCGTCTGAATCAAGAATTTTCACTGTTTTAATTGATAACCAGATTCAAAAGGGGCCCATTAAATTCGAAAGAAATTATTCTGCGACTGAGCTCGATTTTGAATTAAAGGAAGAGACATCCTCTTTCACGCTGGTGAAAGCCTTCAACTCCACTCGCGGTCCTCTAATCAACGCTTTCGAGATGTACCAGATTGTTTCCACTTCACCTGCAACCTCCTCAACTGATG TTGAGGCTCTTAGTGACCTGAATGAAACGTCTCATCTGAAAAGTTGGATTTCCGATCCTTGCTTTGCTGTTCCGTGGGAAGGAATCCGCTGTAATAACACCTCCAACAACATTGTAAGGGTTTCTGAAAT AAACTTGTCACGAAGGAATTTGAGAGGAATGATACCACCAACTCTTTCACAGTTAACCGAACTTATTCACAT GTCGCTAGACAACAACTACCTTACGGGACAGCTGCCAGATTTATCTAACTTAACAAAGTTACAAACACT ATATATACAAAATAACAATCTGAGTGGCGAAATTCCCAACTGGATATTTCAATTGCATAATCTGAAGGAGTT ATCTATAGAGAACAATGATTTCAGTGGCGTAATTCCTAAGCAACTTCTCACAAAGCCTTCCTTAAATTTCCA ATATGGCGGCAACAAGAACCTTTGTACAAAAAAGGAGGATTGCACCTCAAAGAGCCACACGATGGGAGTCGTCCTTGGAGTTTCCCTTCCAATAATATTCATTTTAACTTTCTTATTGGTTATCATGCTGTATCGAAAGAAATACTTGACTTTCCTTACGCACCGCACCATTTCACagaaag ATTTCTCAATGGTTTTGGTCCCAAATTCATCGAAATCTTGTTCGTACACTCTGGAGGAGATGGTAACAGCTACAGAAAACTTTAGCCATAAAATTGGACAAGGCGGTTTTGGTTTGGTCTTCTTAGGGACACTGAAACAAGGAAAGCAAATAGCGGTGAAAGTGATGTCCCTCTTCTCCAAACAAGGAGTTGCGCAGTTTTTAAATGAA GTTGAACTTCTATCAAGAATCCATCACAGGAATTTGGTGTCTTTACTCGGCTACTGTAACGAAACAAGGGATCTCATGCTTGTCTATGAGTACATGAGTGGAGGCTCGCTTAGCGACAACATTTACG ATGAAGAGAAAAACTCCAAATTAACCTGGAGAATCAAGCTCAAAATAGCCTTGGATGCAGCACAGG GACTGGAATACCTGCACTTAGGTTGTACCCCAAAAATAATTCACAGGGATGTAAAGACGGCTAATATTCTACTGGATGCCAATTTCAATGGTAAACTTGCTGACTTCGGTCTTTCAAGGGTTTCAATTGATGGGGAGGCTTCGCATGTGACTACCACTGTGAAGGGAACTGCGGGGTACTTAGATCCAAA GTATTATAGCACACAAATGTTGACTGAAAAGAGTGACGTATATAGCTTTGGAGTGGTTTTGTTAGAGATAATATGTGGCAGACGACCTATAGATCTCAAACTTTCTCAAGATAAAATTCTTCTCATTGATTGG GTTACACCATATGTGCACTTGAATAATGAGATGGAGGAAGTAACGGAAATAGTAGACAAAAACTTTGATGGCAAGTACAACGTTGAGTCAATAAAGCATATGGTCAAACTAGGCATTAGATGTGTTGCAGGTGAACTATCTTTCAGGCCTACTATGACTGAGGTTGTGGGTGAGATAAAAGAGGCACTCAAATTTGAGGAAGAGAATAATGAAGAGATTGTTGCAATTGTAGGGCATAGAGACACCCATTCTAACTTAGGCCTAAAAAACTACAGCTATATGGAAGAGGAGACAAGTAGTGATATAGAATAG
- the LOC131048955 gene encoding probable LRR receptor-like serine/threonine-protein kinase At1g67720 isoform X3, which translates to MEVMRSLKYLATVTLILLSTLNFAVAQPGFISIDCGGKTSRIVAENNIRWVTDDNYTEDGYSVQLNDTSLPFYLQSYRVFPKPLNKSCYHLPVPPNLPFLLRLSFVSGNYSNQIPDFKYTIETQDMLALRNITNQIKAPIFQEMILVSGGGVLHVCLIRTSEDVDPFITSIELRNLQQGMYEQVSAGKMLYFGMRINAGAEDVVRFPEDPFDRLWVPLSNIKGAEKLTLKEQIFTNNTANLIPTIVMQTAISTEEDTIEIQFSRNIQKGPIKFERNYSATELDFELKEETSSFTLVKAFNSTRGPLINAFEMYQIVSTSPATSSTDVEALSDLNETSHLKSWISDPCFAVPWEGIRCNNTSNNIVRVSEINLSRRNLRGMIPPTLSQLTELIHMSLDNNYLTGQLPDLSNLTKLQTLYIQNNNLSGEIPNWIFQLHNLKELSIENNDFSGVIPKQLLTKPSLNFQYGGNKNLCTKKEDCTSKSHTMGVVLGVSLPIIFILTFLLVIMLYRKKYLTFLTHRTISQKADFSMVLVPNSSKSCSYTLEEMVTATENFSHKIGQGGFGLVFLGTLKQGKQIAVKVMSLFSKQGVAQFLNEVELLSRIHHRNLVSLLGYCNETRDLMLVYEYMSGGSLSDNIYDEEKNSKLTWRIKLKIALDAAQGLEYLHLGCTPKIIHRDVKTANILLDANFNGKLADFGLSRVSIDGEASHVTTTVKGTAGYLDPKYYSTQMLTEKSDVYSFGVVLLEIICGRRPIDLKLSQDKILLIDWVTPYVHLNNEMEEVTEIVDKNFDGKYNVESIKHMVKLGIRCVAGELSFRPTMTEVVGEIKEALKFEEENNEEIVAIVGHRDTHSNLGLKNYSYMEEETSSDIE; encoded by the exons ATGGAAGTTATGCGGTCTCTTAAATACTTGGCCACTGTGACTCTCATCCTACTGTCAACCTTAAATTTTGCTGTTGCTCAACCAG GATTTATAAGCATTGATTGTGGGGGGAAAACAAGCCGCATCGTTGCAGAAAACAATATTAGATGGGTGACTGATGATAATTACACAGAGGACGGGTACAGCGTACAATTAAACGACACTTCCCTGCCATTTTACCTGCAAAGCTACCGAGTATTTCCCAAGCCTCTCAACAAATCTTGCTACCACTTGCCCGTGCCtccaaatttgcccttcttattgAGATTATCCTTTGTTAGTGGTAATTACAGCAATCAAATACCAGACTTCAAATACACTATCGAGACGCAGGATATGTTAGCTCTCAGGAACATAACAAATCAAATTAAAGCGccaatattccaagagatgatcttggTGAGTGGAGGTGGAGTGTTGCATGTTTGCTTGATTCGAACATCGGAGGATGTTGATCCATTTATAACTTCTATAGAACTGAGAAACCTTCAACAAGGCATGTATGAACAAGTTAGCGCAGGCAAAATGTTGTATTTTGGAATGAGAATCAATGCTGGCGCAGAGGACGTTGTGAG GTTTCCTGAAGACCCATTCGATCGCCTGTGGGTTCCTCTAAGCAACATTAAAGGGGCTGAGAAATTAACATTGAAGGAGCAAATTTTTACAAACAACACCGCAAACCTTATTCCAACTATTGTAATGCAGACGGCGATATCCACCGAGGAGGACACCATAGAAATACAATTTAGTCGAAAT ATTCAAAAGGGGCCCATTAAATTCGAAAGAAATTATTCTGCGACTGAGCTCGATTTTGAATTAAAGGAAGAGACATCCTCTTTCACGCTGGTGAAAGCCTTCAACTCCACTCGCGGTCCTCTAATCAACGCTTTCGAGATGTACCAGATTGTTTCCACTTCACCTGCAACCTCCTCAACTGATG TTGAGGCTCTTAGTGACCTGAATGAAACGTCTCATCTGAAAAGTTGGATTTCCGATCCTTGCTTTGCTGTTCCGTGGGAAGGAATCCGCTGTAATAACACCTCCAACAACATTGTAAGGGTTTCTGAAAT AAACTTGTCACGAAGGAATTTGAGAGGAATGATACCACCAACTCTTTCACAGTTAACCGAACTTATTCACAT GTCGCTAGACAACAACTACCTTACGGGACAGCTGCCAGATTTATCTAACTTAACAAAGTTACAAACACT ATATATACAAAATAACAATCTGAGTGGCGAAATTCCCAACTGGATATTTCAATTGCATAATCTGAAGGAGTT ATCTATAGAGAACAATGATTTCAGTGGCGTAATTCCTAAGCAACTTCTCACAAAGCCTTCCTTAAATTTCCA ATATGGCGGCAACAAGAACCTTTGTACAAAAAAGGAGGATTGCACCTCAAAGAGCCACACGATGGGAGTCGTCCTTGGAGTTTCCCTTCCAATAATATTCATTTTAACTTTCTTATTGGTTATCATGCTGTATCGAAAGAAATACTTGACTTTCCTTACGCACCGCACCATTTCACagaaag CAGATTTCTCAATGGTTTTGGTCCCAAATTCATCGAAATCTTGTTCGTACACTCTGGAGGAGATGGTAACAGCTACAGAAAACTTTAGCCATAAAATTGGACAAGGCGGTTTTGGTTTGGTCTTCTTAGGGACACTGAAACAAGGAAAGCAAATAGCGGTGAAAGTGATGTCCCTCTTCTCCAAACAAGGAGTTGCGCAGTTTTTAAATGAA GTTGAACTTCTATCAAGAATCCATCACAGGAATTTGGTGTCTTTACTCGGCTACTGTAACGAAACAAGGGATCTCATGCTTGTCTATGAGTACATGAGTGGAGGCTCGCTTAGCGACAACATTTACG ATGAAGAGAAAAACTCCAAATTAACCTGGAGAATCAAGCTCAAAATAGCCTTGGATGCAGCACAGG GACTGGAATACCTGCACTTAGGTTGTACCCCAAAAATAATTCACAGGGATGTAAAGACGGCTAATATTCTACTGGATGCCAATTTCAATGGTAAACTTGCTGACTTCGGTCTTTCAAGGGTTTCAATTGATGGGGAGGCTTCGCATGTGACTACCACTGTGAAGGGAACTGCGGGGTACTTAGATCCAAA GTATTATAGCACACAAATGTTGACTGAAAAGAGTGACGTATATAGCTTTGGAGTGGTTTTGTTAGAGATAATATGTGGCAGACGACCTATAGATCTCAAACTTTCTCAAGATAAAATTCTTCTCATTGATTGG GTTACACCATATGTGCACTTGAATAATGAGATGGAGGAAGTAACGGAAATAGTAGACAAAAACTTTGATGGCAAGTACAACGTTGAGTCAATAAAGCATATGGTCAAACTAGGCATTAGATGTGTTGCAGGTGAACTATCTTTCAGGCCTACTATGACTGAGGTTGTGGGTGAGATAAAAGAGGCACTCAAATTTGAGGAAGAGAATAATGAAGAGATTGTTGCAATTGTAGGGCATAGAGACACCCATTCTAACTTAGGCCTAAAAAACTACAGCTATATGGAAGAGGAGACAAGTAGTGATATAGAATAG